GCGGGTATCGGAGCTGGTCACTCTCGAGATCAAAGACCTCCACATCGAGACCGGCTACCTCGTCTGCCGCGGCAAAGGTCGAAAAGAGCGGATCGTTCCCTTCGGGCGCTCGGCGAAAAGGTGGCTCGACCGTTATCTGGCGCGGGCTCGGCCCGAGCTCTCTCGGCTTCCGGTCGAAGGGCTCTTTTTGAGTCGCCGGGGGACGATGATGACGCGGCAGAGGGTTTTCCAAATCATACAGGGTTACGGCCGGCGAGCCGGTATCCGCAAGCGCCTTTCGCCCCACGTGATTCGGCATTCTTTCGCGACCCACCTCCTGGAGCGGGGCGCCGATCTGAGGAGTCTTCAGCTCATGCTCGGTCATACGAACATCGCCACGACCCAGATCTACACCCACGTCAGCCGGGACAGGCTCCGGCGCGTGTACGACAAGCACCACCCTCGAGCAAGGCGAAGGTAACGCTCCTTCAAGCGTTTCCTGGTATAATTTCGTCGTCCGCTGAAGTCAGGGCAAGGGCCGCCGCTAGGAGGACTTCGGTGCCTGCAGTTCGAAGGTGTTGACCCCGATCGCGACGTTTTGTAGGGCGCGGAGGCTGGGCTAGCCTGCGCTCCGGAGAAACGATTTGGCAATCTGGGGCGACCACGAACGAGGCTCTCGGTCCCGATCCCCCTTTCTGCGTCTGGCGGTGAGGGGATGGTAGGCGGATTTGTCAGGGTGGAGGCGAAGTTATCGTGTCCGACGGGCTGGTACCGCGCTGAGTTCTCCGGGCAGATGGACGAGAATCGCTGCGGCGTGATGCCTTTCTCCGAGGGTTTCTCTGGGTGCCACTTAGGTCGATCAGGGGATCGAGCTCGACTCCCGCAGGCGAGTATCGGTGAAGGCGTACGTTTTTCTGATTTCGGGACGGGTGCAGGGTGTTGGATTCCGTTGGTTCGCCGAACGTGAGGCGTCCCGACATCGGGTCGTCGGTTACGTTCGGAATCTTGCGGACGGACGGGTGGAAGTCCTGGCTCAGGGTGATGTCGCGGAATTGGAGCGGCTCGAGGATGCCTTGCGGCGTGGCCCCTCCTCCTCCCAGGTGGTCTCGGTGGAAAGCCGGACCGCGCCGGTCGACCCGAGCTTGACGTCGTTCGAAGTGCGATACTGAGGGTGAAGATGGAAGAGCTACGACGAATGATTCGCGATGTCGCCGACTTCCCCCAGAAGGGTATCGTGTTCAAGGACATCACCCCGCTGCTGGGCGACCCACAGACGTTCAGGAAGGCGATCGACGTGATGGCTCAACCTCTGCGGTCCCGAGATTTCGACCTGCTCCTGGGCATCGAGAGCAGGGGTTTCCTTTTTGCTTCGGTCCTCGCCTATCAGTTGGGAAAGGGAACGGTACCCGTGCGCAAGCCAGGAAAGCTCCCCGCCCAGACCGTTCGCATCAGCTACGACCTCGAGTACGGATCGGACAGTCTCGAGATTCACGAGGATGCCGTTCGCGGGGGACAGAGAGTCGTCATCGTGGACGATGTCCTGGCTACCGGGGGCACCGCGCGTGGCGTCGCCGATCTCGTTCAGAAGGTCGGCGGCGAGGTGGAAGCATTCAGTTTCCTCATCGAGCTCGATTTCCTGAAGGGCCGGGAGAAGCTCGCGGGTTACGAGATTTGTTCGGTCCTGAATTATCTTTAGCAGGCTGATGAAAAAGTACAATCCAGCCTGCGCGAGCGGAGCGAGCCCGGCGCGCTTGCCGTGCCGTAAGCAGCCCGAGCCGTGGCGGCACGATCGATTACGGGTCCCGCCACGGCATTGATTAGTAGAGAGAGGAGAGAGCCGGAGTTGAGCCTGCGAAACGGAGAGGACGCCCCGGTGCAGTCGAACGCCCTCGACTCGGGACAGGCCTCGGTAACGAGTGTCTCGCCCGCGCGACGAACCCTGGGCTCGCGGGAGCTGCGGGAGCTTCTGAACCGACTCACCGCACAGCAAACCTCCCTGATTCGCGCCGTGGCCCTCATGGACAAGGAGTATCTCAACAACTCCTTCTACCTCGAGCCCAAGACGGGAAAGCGCATCGCTTACGAGCTGGAGTCCGACGAGCTCTCCGGACTCCTCACCAGCTGGGCGGTCGCCCCATTGCAATGCGTGCGGACGATGAACGAGGCGATCGCCGCGCTGCCCGACGGTTCGTCGAGACGTGAGCGTTACGTGCGCGCCGCCGTGCAGCTGGAAATCTTGTTGGATCAGAAGACCTGGATCGGCGATGGAAACGTCTATCAGGGCATACCCGATTACCTCATGCACGGATACACCGACATGGGTGGTCAGTCCTCGCCCACCGAGCGTTTCGGCCGCGAGAAGATCAAGGTCGACAAGGTCCGTCTCGCGCATCGTCTGACGGAATGCAAGCGGCGAGGTATATCAGAGGGAAAAACGCTCGACTCGCTGCTCAGCTGGTACTATAACAGAGTGCGCCATGATATCGAGTTCAACGAGCTTGGAGTGGAGAGACTTTCCCGGGATTTCGGGAACGAGAGCATCGTCCTGTCCGAGTATCTCGACAAGGGGCTCGGCGTATGTCGGCACCTCTCGATTTTCTTCCAGCTCTATCTCCAGGAGGCGGGCATCGACTGCCGGATGGTCAAGGGAAACCTCAAGTTCTACGTTTTCAAGGGGCGGCATGCTTGGAACCTGATCCGGATTCCCGGCCAGGTGGTTCTCGCCGACGTAACCCATCCGAACGCCGACGAGCCCTTCATGATCGCCGGAGCAACCGAGGAAGAGGTATACGCCCGGGCCATGGAGCATTCGCGGTATTATGAGCCCACCCCCGACTATCAGAATTATTACAAGATAGGTGCCGAATAGCCCCCGGAACGGCGAGGGAGACATGACGTTATCGAATAGTCGTCGGGCGACGCTCCGATTGACCCATCAAGAGCTCACGTTCATCCAGAAGCTCTTGCGCTCTGAGTATCATTTCATCACCGAAGAGGAGCGCCACGCGCGTCAGGCTTTCGGCCGAAAGCTCTCCGATATCACCCTGCCCGGGTCTCGCGACGGGAACGTGGATCTGTTTCTGACGCAGCTCGAGATTTCGTTTCTCCAAAAGCTGACCAAGTCGTCCTACAGCTTTCTTACGCTCGCGGAACGTGAAGCACGCCAGAGGCTGCGGCTCAAGATCCGGGCGGCCTGGGAGCAGGTACAGGACGTCGAGTCGCGACGCGCGCGCCAGGCCTGACGCAGGTCAGGGGAGCGTCGGGCCTCTTTCTGCTGCTCCTGGGGTGACGGTTTGCTCAGTCAGCGAAGGCTCGGCGCGCCTCGTCTACGTTGGCGTAGATTTGAAACAGGCGTTCGAGTCCCATCGTGGCGATGAGGCGCGTGAGCGTGCTATCCAAGGCTGCGAGCTTCACGTCTCCCCCGCGCATGGCGAGTTTCTTGTGGAGCCGTACGAGAACGGTGATGCCGTAGCTCGATATGAATCCCAAGCGCGAGCAGTCGACGATGAGCTTTCTCGCGCCCGCCTCGACGAGCCGGCCAAGCTCATCCACGAACGTTTCCGCGTTAGCGGAGTCCAAACCCCCGTCGGCAGAAAGAACGAGCACGTCCTTGTCGACGTGATGATAATAGAGCTCCATGCGTCACTTCCCGATGCGCGCGTCTCCTATGGTGCCACAAATGATTCCATGTTGGGCCTCGGTGGAAACGCGCCGGGCCGAGGGAGCTTGCCGGGTGTTGATCTGGATTCGTTCGAGATCGAGAATATTGGACGTATGTGTAGGAACATCAAAACGCTCTTCAACTTCGAGCCGCCGGCGACGGACGAGGAGATCCGGGCCGCTTCGGTGCAGTTCGTTCGCAAATTGAGTGGATTCAACCGGCCGTCGAAGGCGAACGAGCAAGCTTTCGAAAGGGCCGTGGAAGAGGTTGCGCAGGTTGCCGAGAAACTTCTGTCCGCCCTGGTCACGAACTCTCCACCCCGGGACCGTGAGGTCGAGGCCGCGAGAGCCCGAGCTCGTGCCGCTCAGCGATTCGGGTGAGAAGCCTGGGTCGTTTACCGGCTCGCCCGATAGGCTGGAGCTTTTCCGCTGGGCCTGGCTGTGACTCGAGCCGATATGGCCGAGCGACGACTCGTGAGAGGTTGCGCCGGGACAGCTCGCCGGAGTACTTTGAGTTGCTCAAGAGAAGGAGGCTGAAAAAACGCTCTTTGTCGTAAGGCGCGTTTCGAGATGAAGCTCCCCTGGATTCTCGCGGCATGTTGGGCAGTCTCACCCTGTGAAGCACAATCGCCGGACTCCGGTCAGGAGGACATCGGTGCCCAGCTTCGAGCGCTCGAGACCGAGCTCGCTGCGGTTCGTACCGAGTACGAAGAGCGCCTTCGTGCCATCGAGGATCGCATCGAGGCTCTCCGAGCGGGAGAGACGAGCGAGAGCGAGTCCCCCTCCGACGAGGAGCTCCTGAGGGAAGCCGCCGAGGCGCTCGGGGCCGAGCCTGCCGAGTCGCCGCCGGTTCAGAGTCCACCTCCGCCGCCATCGACCGGCGCTGGCGGGGCCCAGACGCTCAATCCCAACATCTCCGTCATCGGCGACTTCCTTGGAACGGCGACCCATGGTCCGGTCGAGTACGAGAACACGCTCGACTTGCGTGAGGTCGAGTTCGCATTCCAGTCGGTCATTGATCCATTCGCCCGAGCGGACTTCTTCGTCACCGTCCCGAGCCTCGAGACCGTCGAGATCGAGGAAGGCACCATTACCTTTCTGACGCTCCCCTCCAGTTTTCTCGCCCGTGCCGGCAAAATGCGCGTTCCCTTTGGAAGAGCCAACGTCGATCACCGGCCCGAGACCTTCGCCGTCGATCGGCCTGATGTCATCACCGCGTACTTCGGCGAGGAGGGGCTTTCGGAGATGGGGGTCGCGGTCTCGCGACTGATTCCAAACCCCTGGGACTTGTTCATGGAGCTAGAGCTGGACGTTCTCCAGGGGGCCAACGACGTCAGCTTCGGCGGCGGAAGTGCAAAGGACCTTCTTTACAACGTGCACTACCGGACCTTTTTCGACCTCAGTCCCGAGCAGAGCTTGAACCTGGGAGTGAGCTACGCGAACGGCGTGAACCAGATGCTGGACGAGCTCGGTGAGAGCGCGCGCTCGCAGTTCGAGGGCATCGATTTGACTTATCAGTGGAAGCCTTTGGCGCTGGGCAAGTACCGCTCTTTTCTCTTGCAGACAGAGGTAATTTTCAACCAGCTAGGAGGCGGGGATGCCCGAACCGACACCTGGGGTCTCTACAGCTTCGCCCGCTACCAGTTGGGCCGCCGGTGGTTTGCTGGCGGCCGCTTCGATCTGAGCCAGATGACGGACATGGCCGATCAGCGGGCGCGCTCCTTTTCCGCGCTGACCGAGTTCTACCCGTCGGAGTTTCAGCGTTTTCGGCTGCAGTACAAGGTGACCGATTTCAGCGGGGCGGAACCTGCCGCTCATCAACTCTTTGCGCAGTGGTTCTA
The Vicinamibacteria bacterium DNA segment above includes these coding regions:
- the xerD gene encoding site-specific tyrosine recombinase XerD, which gives rise to MREAFLHFLEVERGLSPLTIAAYRRDLEKLAVYTERKGKSLESVDVSDLREFLRNLHREGLSLRSIARTASAVRGLYRFAAAEGNIATDPAEQVDSARLGRPLPRYLSLDEVDSLLAMPDTATAEGLRDRTMLELLYATGLRVSELVTLEIKDLHIETGYLVCRGKGRKERIVPFGRSAKRWLDRYLARARPELSRLPVEGLFLSRRGTMMTRQRVFQIIQGYGRRAGIRKRLSPHVIRHSFATHLLERGADLRSLQLMLGHTNIATTQIYTHVSRDRLRRVYDKHHPRARRR
- a CDS encoding adenine phosphoribosyltransferase — translated: MKMEELRRMIRDVADFPQKGIVFKDITPLLGDPQTFRKAIDVMAQPLRSRDFDLLLGIESRGFLFASVLAYQLGKGTVPVRKPGKLPAQTVRISYDLEYGSDSLEIHEDAVRGGQRVVIVDDVLATGGTARGVADLVQKVGGEVEAFSFLIELDFLKGREKLAGYEICSVLNYL
- a CDS encoding DUF2277 domain-containing protein — its product is MCRNIKTLFNFEPPATDEEIRAASVQFVRKLSGFNRPSKANEQAFERAVEEVAQVAEKLLSALVTNSPPRDREVEAARARARAAQRFG
- a CDS encoding acylphosphatase → MKAYVFLISGRVQGVGFRWFAEREASRHRVVGYVRNLADGRVEVLAQGDVAELERLEDALRRGPSSSQVVSVESRTAPVDPSLTSFEVRY
- a CDS encoding STAS domain-containing protein codes for the protein MELYYHHVDKDVLVLSADGGLDSANAETFVDELGRLVEAGARKLIVDCSRLGFISSYGITVLVRLHKKLAMRGGDVKLAALDSTLTRLIATMGLERLFQIYANVDEARRAFAD
- a CDS encoding transglutaminase domain-containing protein, which produces MSLRNGEDAPVQSNALDSGQASVTSVSPARRTLGSRELRELLNRLTAQQTSLIRAVALMDKEYLNNSFYLEPKTGKRIAYELESDELSGLLTSWAVAPLQCVRTMNEAIAALPDGSSRRERYVRAAVQLEILLDQKTWIGDGNVYQGIPDYLMHGYTDMGGQSSPTERFGREKIKVDKVRLAHRLTECKRRGISEGKTLDSLLSWYYNRVRHDIEFNELGVERLSRDFGNESIVLSEYLDKGLGVCRHLSIFFQLYLQEAGIDCRMVKGNLKFYVFKGRHAWNLIRIPGQVVLADVTHPNADEPFMIAGATEEEVYARAMEHSRYYEPTPDYQNYYKIGAE